A DNA window from Fragaria vesca subsp. vesca linkage group LG3, FraVesHawaii_1.0, whole genome shotgun sequence contains the following coding sequences:
- the LOC101309437 gene encoding tyrosine-sulfated glycopeptide receptor 1-like, producing MVDFSSNRLHGVIPSSFFQQAWNLTSFNVSNNTFSGPIPSSICLPCSSLRHLGFSFNNFNGSIPRGLGKCSKLQVFRASYNYLSGLLPDDIYNDSALEEISLARNSFSGAINDKIINLTNLTILDLYYNQFTGVLPLHIGKLSKLKHMLLDFNYLEGSLPPSLMNCTNLVEVRMGANNLEGDISTLNFSRLSQLGKLDMRKNNFSGILPRSLYSCKYLKAVRLSYNNLEVQIHPEIISLKYLSFISLGWNKHLTNVTRVMKTLMGCERLVVLSLASSFLGEELPADLGTFNFHGFQNLRVLDLSSCKLCFGHASKSGHAKSLLVVTGVPPRGRGM from the coding sequence ATGGTGGATTTTTCCAGCAATCGCTTACATGGTGTGATTCCATCTTCTTTTTTCCAACAAGCTTGGAACTTGACTAGTTTCAATGTCAGTAACAACACCTTTTCAGGTCCTATCCCATCCTCTATTTGTCTTCCTTGTTCCTCGTTACGACACCTTGGTTTTTCCTTCAATAATTTCAATGGTAGTATTCCTCGTGGACTCGGGAAATGTTCCAAACTGCAGGTCTTTCGTGCCAGTTATAATTACCTCTCAGGATTACTTCCAGACGATATCTACAACGATTCTGCACTTGAAGAAATTTCATTAGCTCGAAATTCATTTTCTGGAGCCATTAATGATAAAATTATCAACCTGACTAACCTCACAATACTAGACCTCTACTATAACCAATTTACTGGCGTCCTCCCTCTCCATATTGGTAAGCTCTCTAAGTTAAAACACATGCTCTTAGATTTCAACTATCTTGAAGGATCATTGCCCCCGTCTTTGATGAATTGCACGAACCTTGTAGAAGTTCGTATGGGAGCGAACAACTTAGAAGGCGATATTTCCACGCTTAATTTCTCCAGGCTTAGTCAACTTGGTAAACTTGACATGCGGAAAAATAACTTCTCAGGTATCTTGCCAAGAAGCCTATACTCATGCAAGTACTTGAAAGCAGTTCGACTGAGCTATAATAATCTAGAGGTTCAAATACACCCTGAAATTATTTCCTTGAAGTACTTGTCCTTCATCTCACTTGGTTGGAACAAACATTTGACAAATGTGACAAGGGTAATGAAGACACTGATGGGTTGTGAACGTCTCGTCGTCCTTTCCTTGGCATCTAGCTTTTTAGGTGAGGAACTTCCCGCTGATCTTGGAACATTTAACTTTCATGGATTCCAAAATCTTCGAGTTTTGGATCTGAGTTCATGTAAACTTTGTTTTGGCCACGCCAGTAAGTCTGGGCATGCAAAGTCTCTTTTAGTTGTTACGGGTGTGCCACCGCGTGGACGCGGAATGTAG
- the LOC101309719 gene encoding tyrosine-sulfated glycopeptide receptor 1-like — translation MLAVLPYHPIAQYLLLILLGSILSTHIHACTSSESTSLLSFALTLSSPSLNWTSMDCCQWEGITCDAVGRVTHLHLSSKGLKLKGGLFSSSSLGNLTHLTHLNLSRDSLRGSLDQAGFFLSLTRLEVLDLSFNLLSGELPGSLSSSNNIRMVDLSSNQFHGAIPSSFFQQAKNLSRFNVTNNHFTGYIPSPICVKSSSLIRLLDFSYNNFGGNLPRRLGNCSKLEVFRAGYNNLSGSLPEDIYDATSLKEIAIPANSLHGGISNRIVNLTNLTILDLSLNRFSGMLPIYIGKLSKLKVLLLHSNNLEGSLPPSLLNCTNLMELNLGFNLLEGEISAFNFSRLGQLRKLDFISNHFTGILPRSLYSCKSLRAIRLSLNNLEGQIQPEIVSLEHLSFLSLSGNRLTNLTGAMNILKGCRNLTVLILSTTFIGEEMPDGDHMTDFDGFQNLRILALRGCDLTGLIPIWLSKLKKLEILDMSLNRITGSIPTWLGTSPMLFSINLGSNLISGEIPKVLCTLPMLVSEQAAAQVDHGYLELPFYASQAMPDASILQFNSLSYYPPSIFLGNNSISGNIPTEIGKLQLLHILDLSANQVSGNIPDQISNLNNLETLDLSMNHLSGEIPASLAHLSFLSSLNVSYNNLEGEIPKSTQLQGLNVSAFEGNPKLCGSPLLNPCQPFNGTDSDDDKNDGNQILGLSISVVLGFIIGLVGVCGSLLLIKTWRDAYFSFLYTVQERLKL, via the coding sequence ATGCTAGCAGTGCTACCTTATCACCCAATAGCTCAATACTTGCTTCTTATTCTACTTGGCTCCATTTTATCTACACATATTCATGCATGCACCTCAAGTGAAAGTACGTCTCTCTTGTCTTTCGCCCTCACTCTGTCTTCTCCTTCCTTAAACTGGACTAGCATGGATTGTTGCCAATGGGAAGGCATTACTTGTGATGCGGTTGGTCGAGTAACTCATTTGCACTTATCCTCCAAAGGCCTCAAACTCAAAGGAGGTCTTTTTTCCTCATCATCACTTGGTAATCTCACACATCTAACCCACCTTAATCTCTCTCGCGATTCACTTCGTGGTTCTTTAGATCAAGCTGGATTCTTCTTGTCCTTGACTCGTCTTGAGGTACTTGATTTGAGTTTTAACCTTCTTTCTGGAGAGCTACCAGGTTCTCTATCATCATCCAATAATATTCGGATGGTGGATTTATCTAGCAATCAGTTCCATGGTGCAATTCCATCATCCTTCTTCCAACAAGCAAAGAATTTGTCTCGTTTCAATGTAACGAACAACCACTTCACAGGTTACATCCCCTCCCCTATTTGTGTCAAGTCTTCTTCCTTGATTAGGCTATTGGATTTTTCCTACAATAACTTTGGAGGCAATCTCCCTCGCAGACTAGGAAACTGTTCCAAACTGGAAGTTTTTCGTGCTGGTTACAATAACCTCTCAGGATCACTTCCAGAAGATATCTATGATGCTACCTCACTAAAAGAAATTGCAATCCCCGCAAATTCTTTGCATGGGGGCATTAGTAACAGAATTGTTAACCTCACCAACCTCACAATCCTTGACCTCTCCTTAAATCGTTTCAGTGGCATGCTTCCAATATATATTGGGAAGCTCTCCAAATTGAAAGTCTTGCTCCTTCATTCCAACAATCTAGAAGGTTCTTTGCCACCATCTTTGTTGAATTGCACAAACCTTATGGAATTGAATCTAGGATTCAACCTTTTGGAAGGAGAAATCTCAGCTTTCAATTTCTCTAGACTTGGTCAACTTCGTAAACTTGACTTCATCAGTAATCATTTTACTGGTATCTTGCCAAGAAGCCTATACTCATGCAAGTCCCTTAGAGCAATTCGATTAAGCTTAAACAACCTAGAGGGACAAATACAACCCGAGATTGTTTCATTAGAACATTTATCCTTCCTCTCTCTTTCTGGAAACAGACTGACCAATCTCACAGGCGCTATGAATATTTTGAAGGGCTGCAGAAATCTCACTGTACTCATTCTTTCAACCACTTTTATAGGTGAAGAAATGCCAGATGGTGATCACATGACTGACTTTGATGGATTCCAAAATCTTAGAATTTTGGCTTTGCGTGGTTGTGATCTCACCGGTCTAATACCTATATGGTTGTCTAAGCTCAAGAAGCTAGAGATCTTGGATATGTCACTTAATAGAATCACAGGCTCGATTCCTACTTGGTTGGGGACTTCTCCAATGCTCTTTTCTATAAACTTAGGGTCCAACCTAATCTCAGGTGAAATTCCAAAAGTACTTTGCACACTACCAATGTTGGTATCTGAACAAGCTGCAGCTCAAGTAGATCATGGTTATCTTGAATTGCCTTTCTACGCCTCCCAAGCCATGCCTGATGCAAGCATTTTACAGTTCAATTCTTTGTCTTACTATCCACCATCAATATTCTTAGGCAACAATAGCATCAGTGGCAATATACCAACTGAAATCGGGAAGTTGCAACTTCTCCATATATTGGATCTCAGCGCCAACCAGGTGTCCGGCAACATTCCAGACCAAATATCGAATCTCAACAACTTGGAGACTCTGGATCTTTCAATGAATCATTTGTCCGGAGAAATCCCAGCTTCATTGGCGCATCTTAGTTTCTTGTCATCTTTAAATGTCTCGTATAATAATTTGGAAGGGGAAATACCAAAAAGCACCCAGCTCCAAGGCTTGAATGTCTCAGCATTTGAGGGGAATCCAAAGCTTTGTGGTTCCCCGCTTCTAAATCCGTGCCAACCATTCAATGGTACTGATTCAGATGATGATAAGAATGACGGGAATCAAATTCTAGGCTTGTCTATTTCCGTTGTGCTTGGCTTCATTATAGGGTTAGTGGGAGTTTGTGGTTCATTATTGCTTATCAAGACCTGGAGGGATGCATATTTCAGTTTCCTGTATACTGTACAAGAGAGGCTCAAATTATGA
- the LOC101310015 gene encoding uncharacterized protein LOC101310015 has protein sequence MELGSLLPLNFMQDNIAQEREYDSDDLNSLVNSDDEEQGMTKNPKCNAATDMENPVFVIGMLFATKNDVKEAIKEYSIKGGYETTIKKNDRIRIIAESGNIKIKHVTYKYIAKKWLDRFRDDSKLSLKTLKLTVRREIEVDVSHGQCSRGRQEAIRMVEGSYKEQYSRIWEYCAEVRQTNINSSMIVRANPPYFQRLYVCLEACKNGFKRGCRPIIGVDGCHLKGAFAGQLLAAVGIDANYNMYPIAYAVVESEDKETWCWFLQLLIEDLGLGLDEAFKIVVPMANHRWCVRHLYENFKKLHKGKALKDLLWSAARAPNNAKFETEMMKLKKLSKAAYNWLIGKDPRRWARCRFTSRLKCDMLLNNLCETLNSWILTARDQPILTMLEMIRCNLMRRYQVKRQQIVKFQNVDSGLVSWVIPSMVIEEENASLTSVPLPDEFWGAVKSMDLDSAPVLDGFNGLIILIPKVDHADSIKQFRLIALTNFVFKIIPKILAPRLS, from the exons ATGGAATTAGGTTCCTTGTTACCATTGAATTTCATGCAAGATAACATTGCACAAGAGAGAGAATATGATTCTGATGATTTGAATAGTCTAGTGAATTCAGATGATGAAGAACAAGGAATGACTAAAAATCCTAAGTGCAACGCTGCCACAGATATGGAGAACCCTGTATTTGTGATTGGAATGTTGTTTGCTACAAAGAATGATGTGAAGGAAGCAATAAAGGAGTATTCAATCAAAGGAGGTTATGAGACAACTATAAAAAAGAATGATAGGATCCGAATTATAGCAGAGT CAGGCAATATAAAAATTAAGCATGTGACCTATAAGTATATTGCTAAGAAGTGGTTGGATCGGTTTAGAGATGACTCTAAGTTATCCTTAAAAACGTTGAAGTTGACTGTTAGGAGAGAAATTGAAGTGGATGTATCTCATGGTCAGTGTAGTAGAGGAAGACAAGAAGCCATTAGAATGGTTGAAGGAAGCTATAAAGAGCAGTATAGTCGAATTTGGGAGTATTGTGCAGAAGTAAGACAAACAAATATCAATAGCAGTATGATTGTGAGGGCAAATCCTCCATACTTTCAAAGACTTTATGTGTGTCTTGAAGCTTGTAAGAATGGCTTCAAAAGAGGATGTAGGCCTATTATAGGAGTAGATGGATGTCATCTTAAAGGCGCATTTGCAG GGCAACTACTAGCTGCTGTTGGCATTGATGCCAATTACAATATGTATCCAATAGCCTATGCAGTGGTGGAGAGTGAAGATAAGGAAACATGGTGTTGGTTTCTACAACTACTAATTGAAGATCTTGGACTA GGTTTAGACGAGGCTTTTAAAATTGTTGTACCAATGGCAAATCATAGATGGTGTGTGAGACACTTGTACGAAAATTTCAAGAAACTTCACAAAGGTAAGGCTTTGAAAGACTTGTTGTGGAGTGCTGCTAGGGCACCTAATAATGCTAAGTTTGAGACAGAAATGATGAAGTTGAAGAAGTTGAGTAAAGCTGCATATAACTGGTTGATTGGGAAAGATCCTAGAAGATGGGCTAGGTGTAGGTTTACCAGTAGGTTGAAGTGTGATATGCTTTTGAATAACTTATGTGAGACTTTGAACAGTTGGATACTTACTGCTAGAGACCAGCCCATATTGACCATGTTGGAGATGATAAGGTGTAATCTTATGAGGAGATATCAAGTAAAAAGACAGCAAATTGTTAAATTTCAAAATGTG GATTCTGGTTTGGTGTCTTGGGTTATTCCCTCTATGGTCATTGAAGAGGAAAATGCGTCCCTTACTTCTGTTCCCTTGCCAGATGAGTTTTGGGGAGCAGTTAAATCAATGGACCTTGATAGCGCTCCAGTTCTAGATGGATTTAATG GGCTTATTATTCTTATTCCAAAGGTGGATCATGCCGACTCCATCAAGCAATTTCGTCTGATTGCTCTTACCAACTTTGTTTTCAAGATTATTCCAAAGATTCTTGCACCTCGATTGTCTTGA
- the LOC101310306 gene encoding uncharacterized protein LOC101310306 produces MKPKDNDRKKKKRDHEIDDDSDSVSGGDPQAVVRDLLKEVPNIGCDLKQLLQLIDGGKAVDITGISQKSLIKPLRALFLCLNLKELDHGSFVLPPHVPPTLEVIGSMITPCLDDEDDDHGPPPPPERRPIGPEMPTPELLAAVAKLREAEAELREAELEEKGNRVFIGPAPRVVAAEGESASQSDRFEEVTRIMEAEDDNLYDILGANHNVSADNIKKRYWKLSLLVHPDKCSHPQASQAFVKLNKAFKELQDPEKRRALDEKIELKEKQERFKKRNMAGDVSVVKSARRRDEWMTELPPERKHGMSTMQSTMFSSNAKEGRGDTGCWTDAPSERARKAKMDYLKAYNEFSSLASNEEERKRSLDAELMDRCNKEKRSKSLLQKHKEEIRASRLKRKHSKQQVEEEDWVGKHPWKPWDREKDLAGGRQSVKLDSEDMTRGTHLKVVDHKVWDSPRRQRH; encoded by the exons ATGAAACCGAAAGACAACGATAGGAAGAAGAAAAAGAGAGATCATGAGATTGATGATGATTCTGATTCTGTTTCTGGTGGTGATCCGCAAGCGGTTGTGCGAGACTTGCTGAAGGAGGTTCCGAATATCGGGTGCGATTTGAAGCAGCTTCTGCAATTGATCGATGGCGGCAAAGCGGTGGACATAACCGGAATATCTCAGAAATCTTTGATCAAGCCTCTCAGAGCTCTGTTTCTTTGCTTGAATCTTAAGGAACTAGATCACGGATCTTTTGTGTTGCCTCCACATGTTCCTCCAACTTTGGAGGTTATTGGGTCCATGATCACGCCTTGTTTAGATGATGAAGATGATGATCATGGTCCTCCTCCTCCTCCTGAGAGAAGGCCAATTGGGCCGGAGATGCCGACGCCGGAGCTACTTGCTGCTGTAGCCAAATTGAGAGAGGCAGAGGCCGAGTTGAGGGAAGCTGAGTTGGAAGAAAAAGGTAATCGGGTTTTTATAGGACCTGCACCACGTGTTGTGGCTGCTGAAGGTGAATCAGCTAGCCAGAGTGATCGTTTCGAAGAGGTGACAAGGATCATGGAAGCAGAGGATGATAACCTGTATGACATATTGGGAGCAAACCACAATGTGTCTGCTGATAACATCAAGAAAAGGTACTGGAAGTTGTCGCTTTTGGTGCATCCTGATAAATGCTCACACCCTCAAGCTAGCCAAGCATTTGTGAAGCTGAACAAGGCGTTTAAGGAGTTACAGGATCCGGAGAAGCGGAGAGCGCTGGATGAGAAGATTGAGCTCAAAGAGAAGCAGGAGAGATTCAAAAAGAGAAACATGGCAGGTGATGTGAGTGTTGTTAAATCGGCACGAAGAAGAGATGAGTGGATGACAGAGCTCCCACCGGAGAGGAAACATGGTATGAGTACAATGCAATCGACAATGTTTAGCAGCAATGCTAAAGAAGGGCGTGGAGATACTGGTTGTTGGACTGATGCTCCATCTGAAAGAGCTCGGAAGGCTAAGATGGATTACTTAAAAGCCTATAATGAGTTTTCATCGCTTGCTTCGAATGAGGAGGAGAGGAAGAGGAGTTTAGATGCAGAGTTGATGGACAGATGTAATAAAGAGAAACGATCGAAGTCATTGTTACAAAAGCACAAAGAGGAGATTAGAGCGAGCCGTTTGAAGAGGAAGCACTCCAAGCAACAGGTAGAGGAGGAAGACTGGGTGGGGAAACATCCGTGGAAGCCTTGGGACCGTGAGAAGGATTTGGCAGGTGGTAGACAAAGTGTGAAACTGGATTCAGAAGACATGACTCGAG GCACTCATTTGAAAGTGGTGGACCACAAAGTTTGGGATTCCCCTCGAAGGCAGAGGCATTGA
- the LOC101310593 gene encoding tyrosine-sulfated glycopeptide receptor 1-like, producing MAYAFLFFLLLIFSFNIILENIHACNQSERSSLLSFSLTLSSPQLNWTSFDCCNWEGITCNQDGWITHLQLPSKGLKLKEGTFLSSSLGNLTHLTHLNLSHNSLYGSLDQSTGFFSSLNHLEILDLSYNLLSGELPSSLPSQNIRKLDLSSNHLHGAIPTSFFQKALNLTSFNVSNNTFSGSIPSSICLHSSPLIRLLDFSFNEFSGKISQGLGECSKLHVFRAGHNDLSGLLSEDIYNATTVEEISLPHNSLDGAIGERIANLTNLSILDLNSNVLTGVLPESIGKLSKLKLLLLQFNNLEGSLPPSLMNCTSLAELNMGFNNLEGNISELNFSRLISLSKLDIGKNHLTGMFPVSLYSCKYLKAIRLSGNDLEGEIQPEILSLKSLSFLSLAYNRMTNIAKAMKILMHCKNLVVLSLASNFVGEEFPDDLGVVDFDGFQNLRMLVLRQCELTGQLPIWLSKVKKLKILALESNRITGIIPSWLGTLPRLFFIQLDNNQISASSYIEP from the exons ATGGCTTATGCATTCCTTTTCTTCCTGCTCTTGATATTCTCTTTCAATATCATACTTGAAAACATTCATGCTTGCAACCAAAGTGAGCGCAGCTCTCTGCTGTCGTTTTCTCTCACTCTGTCATCTCCTCAGTTGAATTGGACTTCCTTTGATTGTTGCAATTGGGAGGGGATCACATGTAATCAGGATGGTTGGATTACTCATTTGCAGTTACCTTCCAAAGGACTTAAACTCAAGGAAGGTACTTTTCTATCATCCTCACTTGGAAATCTCACACATCTCACCCACTTGAATCTCTCCCACAATTCACTTTACGGTTCACTAGATCAAAGTACAGGATTCTTCTCGTCTTTGAATCATTTGGAGATCCTTGATTTGAGCTATAACCTTCTTTCCGGAGAGCTACCATCTTCTTTACCATCCCAAAACATCCGAAAGCTTGATTTGTCCAGCAATCACTTGCATGGTGCAATTCCAACTTCATTCTTCCAAAAAGCTTTGAATTTGACTAGTTTCAATGTTAGCAACAACACATTCTCAGGTTCTATCCCATCATCAATTTGTCTTCATTCTTCTCCCTTGATTAGGCTATTGGATTTTTCATTCAATGAATTTAGTGGCAAAATTTCTCAAGGACTAGGTGAGTGTTCCAAACTGCATGTTTTTCGTGCTGGTCACAATGACTTGTCAGGTTTACTTTCAGAGGACATCTACAATGCTACCACAGTTGAAGAAATTTCTTTACCTCACAATTCGCTAGACGGAGCCATTGGTGAAAGAATTGCCAACCTTACAAACCTCTCAATCCTTGACCTCAACTCTAATGTATTGACTGGCGTGCTCCCTGAAAGTATTGGCAAGCTCTCCAAACTGAAACTATTACTCCTTCAGTTCAATAATCTTGAAGGTTCTCTGCCCCCATCTTTGATGAATTGCACAAGCCTTGCAGAATTGAATATGGGATTTAACAATTTGGAAGGTAATATCTCTGAGCTTAATTTTTCCAGACTTATCAGCCTCAGTAAGCTTGATATTGGGAAGAATCACCTCACCGGTATGTTTCCAGTGAGCCTTTACTCTTGCAAGTACCTGAAAGCAATTCGGCTGAGTGGCAATGATCTAGAAGGAGAAATACAACCTGAGATTCTGTCATTGAAGTCCTTGTCCTTCCTCTCGCTTGCTTATAACAGAATGACTAATATCGCCAAGGCAATGAAGATACTGATGCATTGCAAAAATCTTGTAGTCCTATCCCTTGCATCTAATTTTGTAGGTGAGGAATTTCCAGATGATCTTGGCGTCGTCGATTTTGATGGTTTCCAAAATCTTCGAATGTTAGTTTTGCGTCAATGTGAGCTGACAGGTCAACTACCTATATGGCTATCTAAGGTCAAGAAACTAAAGATCTTGGCTCTTGAGTCCAATAGAATCACAGGAATAATTCCTAGTTGGTTGGGGACTCTTCCAAGGCTCTTTTTTATACAATTGGACAATAACCAAATTTCAG CTTCTTCGTACATTGAGCCTTAG